Proteins from one Oscillatoria sp. FACHB-1406 genomic window:
- a CDS encoding ATP-binding sensor histidine kinase: MLTNAEVNNTNALPGYHFIETLYEGRKTVVSRGVRLADNCPVAIKVLQQDYPTFHELLQFRNQYAIARNLDIPGIVRPYSLEPYRNSYALVMEDFDGVSLRDYAREHSLSVPRVLEIAVQVADILHTLHANFVIHKDIKPANILIHPQTQQVKLIDFSIASLLPKETQEIKNPNRLEGTLAYIAPEQTGRMNRAIDYRSDFYSLGVTLFELLAGELPFQSNDLMELVHCHIAKKSPFLTEIGVPEVIASIVAKLMAKNAEDRYQTAFGLKYDLEQCLAQLQETGKLENFELGTRDLCDRFIIPEKLYGREAETQALLDAFENVSQGTAELMLVAGYSGIGKTAVINEVHKPIVRERGYFIKGKFDQFNRNIPFSAFVQALRDLMGQLLSETNAQLETWKTKILEAVGENGQVIIEVIPELEQIIGKQPPIPTISGSAAQNRFNLLFEKFIQVFTTREHPLVLFLDDLQWADLASLNLLKLLMAENRRGYLLIFGAYRDNEVFPAHPLIVTLQEIEKSQARIGKIFLAPLLETTINQLVADTLSCREKIAEPLTQLIYQKTKGNPFFTTQFLKGLYEEGWIQFNADLCYWQCNLTAVRQLSLTDDVVEFMALQLQKLPAETQTLLKLAACIGNPFDLKTLAIVSEQEEVETASDLWKALQEGFILPINETYKFFHGSNSIACDLASTTVRDRDGAIDISYKFLHDRVQQAAYSLIPEVQKTSTHWKIGQLLYSGLSEQQQEEKIFALVNQLNLGKAAIANFSERKQLAQLNLQAAAKAKLCAAYQAARTYCEIGIALLPSEAWQTDYELLYALHHLGSEAAYLCSEFDRVETLYSDALAQARTPLDKATIYRVQMTQYQLQGRNAEAIAIQDRSLQLLGWSMPTAPEDIQRTLDEEISTVDRFLERHAIESILDFAKMEDDTIAEILRILQILFYAAWLDGQPTLALLALAKMTTLSLQYGNSDMSPFGYVGYGLIANALLKNAAQAYQFGSMAVQLCEQFDNADVRGMTNFLFAADVQSWSRPIREADTSYENALKYGMDAGNWLTVSFAMMQSGSDRLTYGKNLDDLHAIALAHAAFLRQIGSLENLDALIVGVLQPLRHLLGLTPSTASFDDDNFKEAEYLQKYSNTPYHLSWFYSVKIRHAYLFSQPELYPALIPKLQIIEETIASHAKVPSSVFYVILMHLTLIKAAEDEKQRQEHWQAIELLEERLNRWEKDCPENIRHKCLLIQAEKARLNGQIATAIDFYDRAIVQAKVQKYDYEEALTCELAAKFYLNWGKEKVAANYMQDAYYTYARWGAKAKTDDLEQGYANLLAPILRPATSLNSLETLASLTSTELSLHSLTATRSSSSSNFNATLDLTTVLKASQSVSGTLDLEQLIAQLSRIIIQHSGANRCALILPDAKEIWQVEARATTEEMFLKTEPLEGNPHLPTHLIYYVKNTREAVSLEDVKQKFLSSDPYLFAHKPKSVLVLPILNQGNLMGVLYLENQQAADAFTWDRQLVLNFLCTQAAISLTNARLYRQAQDYAQQLEQSQLQIVQSEKMASLGNLVAGIAHEINNPIGFLNGSVGNMKEHLQDLFGYLELYEATFPDVPDSLLDYAEDINFEFLERDCPKVLTSMQGAIARIKAISTSLRTFSRADSEHKVSANVHEGLDSTLLILKYRLKANDRRPAIEVVTDYGNLPEIECYPGQLNQVFMNLLANAIDALEEASLERTFSEIETTPNRIIIKTRLGKERAYITIADNGIGIPEALKTRIFDHLFTTKAVGKGTGLGLAIARQIIIEKHEGSLEVNSELGRGTEFRISLPL, translated from the coding sequence ATGCTGACGAACGCTGAGGTCAATAATACTAATGCTCTACCGGGCTATCATTTTATCGAAACCCTATATGAAGGGCGTAAAACCGTTGTTTCGCGAGGCGTTCGATTAGCTGATAACTGTCCGGTTGCGATTAAAGTCCTGCAACAAGACTATCCCACCTTTCACGAACTCCTACAGTTTCGCAATCAATACGCGATCGCGCGTAACCTCGATATCCCCGGTATCGTTCGCCCTTACAGTCTCGAACCCTACCGCAACAGCTACGCCCTCGTGATGGAAGACTTCGACGGCGTTTCCCTGCGCGACTATGCCCGAGAACATTCCCTTTCAGTCCCTCGCGTCTTAGAGATCGCCGTACAAGTCGCCGATATCCTCCACACCTTGCACGCTAACTTCGTCATCCACAAAGATATTAAACCCGCTAACATTCTGATTCACCCTCAAACCCAGCAAGTTAAACTGATTGACTTTTCCATCGCCTCCCTACTCCCCAAAGAAACCCAAGAAATCAAAAATCCCAACCGACTGGAAGGGACGCTTGCTTATATCGCCCCCGAACAAACCGGACGCATGAATCGCGCGATCGACTATCGCAGCGACTTCTACAGTTTGGGCGTAACGCTGTTTGAATTGCTAGCCGGAGAACTGCCGTTCCAATCGAACGATTTGATGGAGTTGGTGCATTGTCATATTGCTAAAAAATCGCCTTTTTTAACAGAAATTGGCGTGCCTGAAGTTATTGCATCCATCGTCGCCAAACTGATGGCAAAAAATGCAGAAGACCGCTATCAAACTGCCTTTGGGCTGAAATACGACCTCGAACAATGCTTGGCGCAACTGCAAGAAACCGGCAAGCTAGAAAACTTCGAGTTGGGAACGCGGGACTTATGCGATCGCTTCATTATCCCCGAAAAACTCTACGGACGGGAAGCCGAAACTCAAGCCTTATTAGATGCTTTTGAAAACGTTTCCCAAGGGACAGCAGAACTCATGTTAGTTGCTGGCTATTCAGGGATTGGGAAAACTGCCGTCATTAATGAAGTTCACAAACCCATCGTCCGGGAACGCGGCTATTTTATCAAAGGAAAATTCGACCAATTCAATCGCAACATTCCTTTTTCTGCTTTTGTGCAGGCATTGCGCGATTTAATGGGGCAGTTATTGAGTGAAACTAACGCCCAACTCGAAACTTGGAAAACTAAAATCCTTGAGGCAGTAGGTGAAAACGGACAGGTCATTATCGAGGTAATTCCCGAACTCGAACAAATTATCGGGAAACAGCCCCCCATCCCTACCATATCGGGCAGCGCCGCTCAAAATCGCTTTAATTTACTCTTTGAGAAATTCATCCAAGTTTTTACGACGAGAGAACATCCACTCGTCCTTTTTCTGGACGATTTGCAGTGGGCAGATTTGGCATCGCTGAACTTACTCAAGTTATTGATGGCGGAAAACCGTCGCGGATATTTATTGATTTTTGGAGCCTATCGAGATAATGAGGTGTTTCCGGCTCATCCTTTAATAGTGACGCTCCAGGAAATCGAGAAAAGCCAAGCGAGGATCGGAAAGATTTTCCTCGCTCCCCTTTTAGAAACGACCATCAATCAGTTAGTCGCCGATACCCTGAGTTGTCGCGAAAAGATCGCCGAACCTTTAACTCAATTAATCTATCAAAAAACAAAAGGTAATCCTTTTTTTACGACTCAGTTTCTGAAAGGTCTTTATGAAGAGGGTTGGATTCAGTTTAACGCCGATTTATGTTATTGGCAGTGCAACTTGACTGCGGTACGGCAGTTATCGTTAACTGATGATGTCGTCGAGTTTATGGCTTTGCAATTGCAGAAACTGCCCGCAGAAACCCAAACGCTATTAAAACTCGCAGCTTGCATTGGCAACCCTTTCGACCTCAAAACTTTAGCAATTGTTTCCGAACAAGAGGAAGTTGAAACTGCTAGCGATCTGTGGAAAGCCTTACAGGAAGGGTTTATTCTTCCGATTAATGAAACCTACAAATTTTTTCACGGAAGCAACTCGATCGCGTGCGATTTGGCGAGTACAACAGTCCGCGATCGCGACGGCGCGATCGATATCTCCTATAAGTTTTTGCACGATCGCGTCCAGCAAGCCGCCTATTCTCTGATTCCAGAAGTCCAGAAAACCTCAACCCACTGGAAAATCGGTCAACTCTTATACTCCGGCTTATCCGAACAGCAACAAGAAGAGAAAATTTTTGCTCTAGTCAATCAACTTAATTTAGGGAAAGCCGCGATCGCTAACTTCTCCGAGCGAAAGCAACTAGCCCAACTCAATCTACAAGCTGCGGCAAAAGCCAAACTCTGTGCCGCCTATCAAGCCGCTCGAACCTATTGCGAAATCGGCATCGCCCTACTGCCCAGCGAAGCTTGGCAAACCGACTACGAGTTACTCTACGCGCTGCATCACCTCGGTTCGGAGGCTGCCTATCTATGCAGTGAGTTCGATCGCGTCGAAACCCTCTACAGCGACGCTCTCGCGCAAGCCCGCACTCCCCTAGATAAAGCAACGATCTATCGAGTGCAAATGACCCAGTATCAACTTCAGGGGCGCAATGCAGAAGCAATCGCCATTCAAGATCGAAGCCTGCAACTGCTGGGTTGGTCGATGCCGACAGCGCCAGAGGACATTCAACGCACGCTTGATGAAGAAATCTCCACCGTCGATCGATTCCTAGAACGGCACGCGATCGAATCCATCCTCGACTTCGCCAAAATGGAGGATGACACCATTGCCGAAATACTGCGAATCTTACAAATCCTTTTCTATGCAGCATGGCTAGACGGTCAACCCACCCTCGCCTTACTCGCCCTCGCCAAAATGACAACCCTATCATTGCAGTATGGCAACAGCGATATGTCGCCCTTTGGCTATGTCGGGTATGGTTTAATCGCCAATGCCCTGTTGAAAAATGCCGCCCAAGCCTATCAATTTGGCAGCATGGCAGTGCAACTATGCGAACAATTCGATAACGCAGACGTGCGAGGGATGACGAATTTCCTCTTTGCCGCAGACGTACAAAGTTGGAGTCGCCCCATACGAGAAGCAGATACTTCCTATGAAAATGCCTTGAAATACGGCATGGATGCTGGAAATTGGCTGACAGTGAGCTTTGCCATGATGCAAAGCGGTTCCGATCGCCTCACCTACGGCAAAAACTTGGACGATCTCCACGCCATCGCCCTTGCCCATGCTGCTTTTCTCCGTCAGATCGGCAGTTTAGAGAACTTAGATGCCTTAATCGTCGGCGTGTTACAACCCCTTCGCCATCTCCTCGGCTTAACTCCATCAACTGCGAGCTTTGACGACGATAATTTCAAGGAAGCTGAATATTTACAGAAATATAGCAACACGCCTTATCACTTATCGTGGTTTTATTCCGTCAAAATTCGTCATGCCTATCTATTTTCCCAACCCGAACTCTACCCCGCATTAATTCCCAAACTCCAAATTATTGAAGAAACGATTGCCAGCCACGCTAAAGTTCCCTCCAGCGTCTTTTATGTTATCTTGATGCACTTAACACTCATTAAAGCAGCAGAGGATGAGAAGCAACGTCAGGAGCATTGGCAAGCGATCGAACTTTTAGAAGAACGGTTAAACCGTTGGGAGAAAGATTGCCCGGAAAATATTCGTCATAAATGCCTCTTAATCCAAGCAGAAAAAGCGCGACTCAACGGACAAATAGCAACAGCCATTGACTTTTACGACCGAGCCATCGTGCAGGCAAAAGTGCAAAAATATGACTATGAAGAAGCCCTCACTTGCGAACTCGCCGCTAAGTTCTATCTCAACTGGGGCAAAGAAAAGGTTGCCGCCAATTATATGCAAGATGCTTACTACACCTACGCCCGTTGGGGAGCGAAAGCCAAAACCGACGACCTGGAACAAGGCTACGCCAACTTGCTTGCGCCGATTCTTCGCCCCGCAACCTCGCTCAACTCCCTAGAAACCCTAGCGTCACTCACCTCTACCGAACTCTCGCTGCACAGCCTAACCGCCACTCGTTCGAGTTCCAGTTCCAATTTCAATGCAACCCTCGACCTAACGACCGTTCTCAAAGCTTCTCAGAGCGTTTCGGGAACCCTCGACCTCGAACAATTGATCGCTCAATTAAGCCGCATTATTATTCAACATTCCGGGGCGAATCGTTGCGCCCTCATCCTACCCGACGCGAAGGAGATCTGGCAAGTTGAAGCCCGAGCCACAACCGAGGAGATGTTTCTCAAAACCGAACCTCTCGAAGGCAATCCGCACCTCCCGACTCATTTAATTTACTACGTTAAAAATACTCGCGAAGCGGTCTCCTTAGAAGATGTGAAGCAGAAATTCCTCTCGAGCGATCCCTATTTGTTCGCCCATAAGCCCAAAAGTGTTTTGGTGCTGCCCATTCTCAATCAAGGCAACTTGATGGGCGTGTTGTACCTCGAAAATCAGCAGGCAGCCGACGCATTTACCTGGGATCGGCAGTTAGTTCTTAATTTCCTTTGCACGCAAGCGGCGATTTCCCTTACGAATGCCCGCTTGTATCGCCAAGCGCAAGATTACGCCCAACAACTCGAACAATCTCAACTACAAATCGTTCAAAGTGAGAAAATGGCTTCATTAGGGAATCTCGTTGCGGGTATCGCGCACGAAATTAATAATCCCATTGGCTTTCTTAACGGTAGCGTTGGGAATATGAAAGAACACCTTCAGGATTTGTTCGGGTATTTGGAACTGTATGAAGCGACTTTTCCGGATGTTCCCGATTCCCTTCTCGATTATGCGGAGGACATCAATTTTGAATTTTTAGAGCGGGATTGTCCGAAGGTGTTAACATCGATGCAGGGCGCGATCGCTCGCATCAAAGCCATCAGCACTAGCCTGCGAACCTTTTCGAGAGCGGATAGCGAGCATAAAGTCAGCGCTAATGTGCATGAAGGTCTCGATAGCACTTTACTGATTTTAAAGTATCGACTTAAAGCCAACGATCGCCGACCCGCGATCGAAGTTGTTACCGATTACGGAAACCTGCCTGAAATTGAATGTTATCCGGGTCAATTGAATCAAGTGTTTATGAATCTGTTGGCGAACGCGATCGATGCTTTAGAAGAAGCAAGTTTAGAACGCACCTTTAGCGAAATTGAAACAACTCCCAATCGCATTATCATTAAGACAAGGCTGGGAAAAGAACGAGCCTATATTACTATTGCTGACAACGGCATCGGCATTCCCGAAGCCTTAAAAACTCGCATCTTCGACCATCTGTTTACGACGAAAGCAGTCGGAAAGGGAACGGGCTTGGGACTCGCAATTGCCCGTCAAATTATTATTGAAAAACACGAGGGAAGCCTTGAGGTCAACTCAGAACTCGGTCGGGGGACTGAATTCCGGATTAGCTTGCCCCTGTAA
- a CDS encoding ATP-binding sensor histidine kinase, which yields MQEFSNSEPPRLPQLPGYTLLEPLYCGSRTLVYRAVQLADRQPVVIKFLRQTHPTFSELVQFRNQYAVAKNLNFSGIIRPLSLKSWQNSYALVMEDTGSISLAQYIQTHPLDISATLNVGIQLAEILHQLHAHRIIHKDIKPANLLIHSDSQHLQLIDFSIASLLPKETQKIQNPNVLEGTLAYLSPEQTGRMNRVIDYRTDFYSVGVTLYELLTGQLPFQAEEPLDLVYCHIAQSPIPPHELKPEISPQLSAIVLKLMAKNAEDRYLTALGFQYDLQQCLNQWEETGNITAFELGLGDLCDSRRGCAQARLLVPEKLYGRESEVSQLLEAFERVSGRVGDKTSIHSSHSSSRAATSEIMLVAGFSGIGKTAVINEVHKPIVRQRGYFIKGKFDQFNRDLPLSAFVQAFRDLIGQLLGESDARLEEWKTQILDALRESGQAIINTIPELERIIGKQPPVPELSGTAAQNRFNVLFEKFVRVFAKKEHPLVIFLDDLQWVDPASLNLLQLLTSEANGGYLLILGAYRDNEVDGSHPLMLSLDEIRKAGAVLNTIGLLPLAERTVNQLVADTLNCSLEIAQPLVELVYQKTQGNPFFINQFLKASYEEGWIRFQPELKRWQYNPIGIRQVASSDNVMEFLGQQLQKLPALTQEVLKLAACIGNQFDLETLAIVCEQSPVETATDLWRALEEELVLPQSEGYKFYLSGGEGENYASFSTTALQSPTYKFTHDRIQQAAYSLIPESQKQATHHQIGQLLLNNYSNSETSERLLEIVRHLNLARDFIARQQDRDILARLNLQAAQKALASTAYEAAEIYLQAGLELLAADCWQEQYELALELHVTATSVAYTNGHFQKMEQRASIVLQHARTLLEKVKIYELKISALNAQSQLSEAVDLGRSILKQLGVELSAETKRAQIEQGLQTIIGQLNGKAIEELVNLPVMEDRQTLAAMQLLGSLFVPIRTGVTELLPSLASRMVELSLQFGNAPMSAMGYIVYGIVLCDFLGDVETGYRFGRLAIALLEREDLSEAHPTSPLKAIISAIFTCYLQHQKESLRDARLTAKKSYTAAMEVGDFLYAIYNIHNYFFSNFLAGVELDAWIDEIANYSTVLSKYKQDSGLMYFEITRQAAYNCWEVVPQPELLIGEAYDETVMLEWHRQNHEVTALGFAYIYKLMLAYQFDRDAIALEYLSQAQQYLIGVTDTPFVPLFHFYAALTDLKLLPATLESERAEMFRQVEIHQTQLHQWAVNAPMNHLHKWHLVEAEKYRVLGNKAEAIEQYDRAIASARANESLQEEALARELAAKFYRAWGKEKIAADYFQEAYSCYIRWGSKPKLQHLEECYRELLAPILPVEVRTLELNAPSTIGTKHSTSATSSDRLWLDFPAVMKAARALSQEIALEKLLPILRHIAMTYAGATKGTLIVRKPDIGWVIVEYLYLEGSQGLLEIPLDGYPDLPQSLVYSVARTQKTAVFDNLSDLEQFASDRYVMLHQPKSVLCAPILRQGQAIGILYLENDLAFGAFTEERLEILQIITAQAAISIENARLYREVENYSQELQREVGRKTKDLQRKAKDLEEALQSLRRTQSQLIQSEKMSALGQLVAGVAHEINNPVNFINANIYYTGDYMKSLFELLKVYQEEYPEPNEKIEAKKEEMELSFIEQDLIKVLESMKAGANRIKQLVLSLRNFSRLDESEMKQVDIHEGLDNTLLILQHRLKATPGQPQIAITKNYGKLPLLNCYASQLNQVFLNIIGNAIDVLRLPDAPKTPEIRIMTEVARGNTVRIAIADNGSGMSESIQQKVFDPFFTTKPVGKGTGLGLAIGYQIVTEQHGGQLYCTSHIGQGTEFAIEIPL from the coding sequence ATGCAAGAATTCTCCAATAGCGAGCCGCCGCGTTTGCCCCAGCTTCCCGGCTACACCCTGCTCGAGCCTCTGTACTGCGGCTCCAGAACCCTCGTCTACCGAGCCGTGCAACTTGCCGACCGTCAGCCCGTCGTCATTAAATTCCTGCGACAAACCCATCCCACCTTCAGCGAACTCGTTCAGTTCCGCAATCAGTACGCAGTCGCCAAAAACCTCAATTTTTCCGGCATCATCCGCCCCCTAAGCCTAAAATCCTGGCAGAATTCCTACGCATTAGTGATGGAAGATACCGGCAGCATCTCACTCGCCCAATACATCCAAACGCATCCCTTAGATATTTCTGCCACCCTGAACGTTGGCATCCAACTCGCCGAAATCCTCCATCAACTGCACGCCCATCGCATCATCCACAAAGACATCAAACCCGCAAACCTCCTCATTCATTCCGACAGCCAACATCTTCAACTCATTGACTTTTCCATCGCCTCACTACTGCCCAAAGAAACTCAAAAAATCCAGAACCCCAACGTCCTAGAAGGAACGCTTGCCTACTTATCCCCCGAGCAAACTGGGAGAATGAATCGCGTTATCGACTACCGCACCGATTTTTATAGCGTCGGGGTAACGCTTTACGAACTGCTAACCGGGCAGTTACCCTTCCAAGCTGAAGAACCATTGGACTTAGTGTATTGTCACATCGCCCAGTCGCCGATTCCGCCCCACGAATTAAAACCAGAGATCTCCCCCCAACTCTCGGCCATCGTGCTGAAGTTAATGGCGAAAAATGCTGAAGATCGCTATCTGACTGCCCTAGGATTTCAATACGATCTCCAGCAATGTCTTAACCAATGGGAAGAAACCGGAAATATTACAGCCTTTGAATTAGGGTTAGGAGATCTCTGCGATTCGCGAAGGGGATGCGCGCAAGCACGCCTCCTCGTCCCCGAAAAACTCTACGGACGAGAAAGCGAAGTTTCGCAACTGTTAGAAGCTTTCGAGCGCGTTAGTGGGAGAGTGGGTGACAAAACCTCAATTCACTCATCTCACTCATCCTCTAGGGCAGCAACTTCAGAAATAATGCTAGTTGCTGGATTTTCCGGCATTGGCAAAACCGCTGTCATCAACGAAGTTCACAAACCGATTGTCCGACAACGGGGATATTTTATTAAAGGTAAATTCGACCAATTCAATCGCGATCTTCCCCTTTCTGCCTTCGTTCAAGCCTTTCGGGATTTAATCGGACAATTGCTGGGCGAAAGCGACGCACGATTAGAAGAATGGAAAACCCAAATTCTCGACGCACTGAGAGAGAGCGGACAGGCGATTATTAACACGATCCCAGAATTGGAACGCATTATCGGGAAACAGCCTCCGGTTCCAGAACTTTCGGGAACAGCGGCTCAAAATCGCTTCAATGTACTCTTTGAAAAATTTGTTCGAGTTTTCGCGAAAAAAGAACATCCTTTAGTCATTTTTTTGGATGATTTGCAGTGGGTCGATCCAGCCTCCTTGAATCTCCTGCAACTTTTAACGAGCGAAGCGAATGGGGGTTATTTACTGATTCTGGGAGCTTATCGAGATAATGAGGTAGACGGCTCGCATCCGTTAATGTTAAGCCTGGATGAGATTCGCAAAGCCGGGGCAGTTCTCAATACGATCGGACTGCTTCCTTTAGCAGAAAGGACGGTGAATCAACTCGTGGCAGACACTCTGAATTGCAGTCTAGAAATCGCTCAACCTTTAGTTGAATTAGTCTATCAAAAAACCCAGGGAAATCCCTTTTTTATTAACCAGTTTTTAAAAGCGAGCTATGAGGAGGGTTGGATTCGGTTTCAGCCGGAATTGAAACGCTGGCAGTACAATCCGATTGGGATACGACAGGTGGCCTCGAGCGATAATGTGATGGAGTTTTTAGGGCAGCAGTTGCAGAAGCTACCCGCACTCACGCAAGAAGTTTTGAAATTAGCAGCTTGTATCGGCAACCAATTTGATTTAGAGACATTGGCAATTGTTTGCGAACAATCGCCGGTTGAAACGGCTACCGATCTTTGGAGAGCGCTAGAAGAAGAATTAGTGCTGCCGCAAAGCGAAGGATATAAGTTTTATTTGAGTGGTGGCGAGGGGGAAAACTATGCTTCGTTTTCAACAACTGCGCTTCAATCGCCGACTTACAAGTTTACCCACGATCGCATCCAGCAAGCAGCCTACTCCCTGATTCCTGAGTCTCAAAAACAAGCAACCCATCACCAGATCGGACAATTATTGCTAAACAATTACTCAAACAGCGAAACTTCTGAAAGATTGTTGGAAATTGTCAGACATTTGAATTTAGCACGAGACTTCATTGCTCGCCAGCAGGATCGAGATATCTTAGCTCGACTTAACTTACAAGCCGCCCAAAAAGCGCTCGCTTCTACCGCTTACGAAGCTGCCGAAATTTATCTCCAGGCGGGGTTGGAGCTATTAGCCGCCGACTGCTGGCAAGAGCAGTACGAATTAGCCTTGGAACTTCACGTTACTGCCACCTCAGTCGCCTACACAAACGGTCATTTTCAAAAGATGGAGCAGAGAGCGAGTATCGTCTTGCAACACGCTCGTACTCTTTTGGAAAAAGTCAAGATTTATGAACTCAAAATTAGCGCTCTGAACGCTCAAAGCCAATTATCAGAAGCCGTGGATCTCGGCAGAAGCATTCTCAAACAATTGGGGGTGGAACTGAGTGCTGAAACTAAGAGGGCGCAAATCGAACAAGGCTTACAAACGATTATCGGTCAACTCAATGGCAAAGCGATCGAGGAACTGGTTAACTTACCCGTAATGGAAGATCGTCAAACGTTAGCGGCGATGCAACTCTTGGGGAGTTTGTTCGTACCGATTCGTACAGGAGTGACAGAATTGCTGCCCTCGCTCGCTTCGAGGATGGTCGAGCTATCGTTGCAATTCGGGAATGCACCCATGTCAGCGATGGGTTATATCGTTTATGGGATCGTGCTTTGCGACTTTTTAGGAGATGTAGAAACGGGCTATCGTTTTGGCAGACTCGCGATCGCATTACTGGAGCGCGAAGATTTAAGCGAAGCTCACCCGACCTCCCCATTGAAAGCCATCATTTCAGCCATCTTCACCTGCTATCTTCAACATCAAAAAGAATCTTTAAGAGACGCTCGTTTAACCGCAAAAAAGAGTTATACAGCGGCGATGGAAGTCGGCGACTTTCTGTATGCTATCTACAATATCCATAATTACTTTTTTAGCAATTTTTTAGCGGGAGTCGAACTCGATGCTTGGATTGATGAAATTGCGAATTACAGTACCGTGTTAAGTAAATACAAACAAGATTCAGGTTTGATGTATTTTGAGATAACGCGGCAAGCCGCTTATAACTGTTGGGAAGTCGTCCCTCAACCCGAGCTTTTAATCGGTGAGGCTTACGATGAAACGGTCATGCTGGAATGGCATCGTCAGAATCACGAGGTGACAGCGCTGGGGTTTGCATATATCTATAAATTGATGCTAGCGTACCAGTTCGATCGCGATGCGATCGCGCTAGAATATCTGAGCCAAGCCCAACAGTATTTAATCGGAGTGACAGACACTCCCTTTGTTCCGCTTTTCCATTTTTATGCAGCTTTGACCGACTTGAAGCTGTTGCCAGCAACGTTAGAAAGCGAACGAGCGGAGATGTTTCGCCAAGTAGAAATCCATCAAACCCAGCTACACCAGTGGGCGGTTAACGCTCCGATGAATCACTTGCATAAATGGCATTTAGTCGAAGCCGAAAAATATAGAGTTTTGGGCAATAAAGCCGAAGCGATCGAACAGTACGATCGCGCTATTGCGAGCGCCCGAGCCAATGAATCGCTTCAGGAAGAAGCCCTCGCCCGCGAACTGGCTGCTAAGTTTTACCGCGCTTGGGGAAAAGAAAAAATTGCTGCTGATTATTTTCAGGAAGCCTACTCTTGTTACATCCGCTGGGGAAGTAAGCCGAAACTTCAGCATTTAGAGGAGTGCTATCGCGAACTTTTAGCGCCCATTCTGCCTGTAGAAGTCCGGACGCTCGAGCTTAATGCTCCGAGTACGATAGGAACAAAACATTCAACCAGTGCGACTTCGAGCGATCGCTTATGGTTGGACTTTCCTGCTGTTATGAAAGCCGCTCGAGCGCTATCGCAAGAAATCGCTCTCGAAAAACTGTTGCCAATTTTGAGACACATTGCCATGACTTATGCGGGGGCAACAAAAGGGACTTTAATCGTTCGCAAACCCGATATCGGTTGGGTGATTGTTGAATATCTCTACCTAGAAGGTTCTCAAGGCTTGCTAGAGATTCCCTTGGATGGCTATCCCGACCTCCCCCAAAGTTTGGTTTATTCAGTCGCTCGCACGCAAAAAACAGCCGTGTTTGATAATCTCAGCGATTTAGAACAATTTGCCAGCGATCGCTACGTGATGCTTCACCAGCCTAAATCGGTATTGTGCGCTCCCATTCTTCGGCAAGGTCAAGCGATCGGAATTCTTTATTTAGAAAACGATCTTGCCTTCGGCGCTTTTACGGAAGAGCGGCTTGAGATTCTCCAAATTATTACCGCCCAAGCCGCTATTTCAATTGAGAATGCTCGGTTGTACCGAGAAGTGGAGAACTATTCCCAAGAACTCCAACGAGAAGTCGGGCGCAAAACGAAAGATTTACAACGTAAAGCGAAGGATTTAGAAGAAGCCTTGCAAAGTTTGCGGAGAACCCAATCTCAATTAATTCAAAGCGAGAAAATGTCGGCGCTCGGTCAATTGGTGGCGGGCGTAGCCCACGAAATTAACAATCCCGTTAATTTTATTAATGCCAACATTTACTATACGGGCGATTATATGAAGTCTTTGTTTGAGTTATTGAAAGTTTATCAAGAAGAATATCCCGAACCAAACGAGAAAATTGAAGCGAAAAAAGAGGAAATGGAGCTTAGCTTTATCGAGCAAGATTTGATTAAAGTTTTGGAATCGATGAAAGCCGGAGCCAATCGGATTAAACAACTCGTTCTCAGTTTGCGAAACTTCTCCCGCCTTGACGAATCCGAAATGAAACAAGTCGATATCCATGAGGGTTTAGATAATACTTTACTGATTTTGCAACATCGACTCAAAGCGACTCCCGGACAGCCACAAATTGCCATTACCAAAAACTATGGAAAACTGCCTTTGCTCAATTGCTATGCCAGTCAACTCAATCAAGTGTTTCTCAATATTATCGGTAATGCGATCGATGTTTTAAGGCTGCCCGATGCGCCGAAAACGCCAGAAATCCGCATTATGACTGAGGTTGCCCGGGGAAATACTGTCAGGATTGCGATCGCTGATAATGGCTCTGGAATGAGTGAAAGTATTCAACAGAAAGTCTTCGATCCTTTCTTTACGACAAAACCCGTAGGTAAAGGTACTGGTTTAGGATTAGCGATTGGTTATCAAATTGTAACAGAACAGCACGGCGGGCAATTATACTGTACTTCTCACATTGGGCAAGGTACAGAATTTGCGATCGAAATTCCCCTTTAA